In Marisediminicola antarctica, one DNA window encodes the following:
- a CDS encoding DNA topoisomerase IB: MPRLRRSDSSGAGLRRVRAGRGFSYKDVDGRPITDPDLRARIEHLAIPPAWTDVWIAPYPNGHVQATGIDAAGRRQYIYHPTWREQKDRIKFDRALRLAESLPTARRRVTIDLRGDEPTKQRTLAAAFRMLDTGSLRVGSERYAESNGSHGLSTLLCAHALVSGSTVSLSFPAKSGQPWESDITDADLATVVRSLKRRGPRARLLAYRADDGWHPISAEEINDYVREQTGGEFTAKDFRTLRGTVAAAVSLAKHGAEGTKSPRSKALAQAMRDAAEVLGNTPAIARSSYVDPRVVDHYNAGNTIDPARTESAESELRALLFR; encoded by the coding sequence ATGCCGAGGCTTCGTCGCAGTGACTCCTCCGGTGCCGGGCTGCGGCGGGTGCGTGCCGGGCGCGGTTTCTCCTACAAGGACGTCGACGGACGCCCGATCACCGACCCAGACCTTCGCGCCCGCATCGAGCACCTCGCGATCCCGCCCGCCTGGACCGACGTCTGGATCGCGCCGTACCCGAACGGCCACGTGCAGGCGACGGGCATCGACGCTGCCGGACGCCGCCAGTACATCTATCATCCGACCTGGCGCGAGCAAAAGGACCGCATCAAGTTCGACCGGGCGCTGCGCCTGGCCGAATCGCTTCCCACGGCCCGCCGCCGGGTGACGATCGACCTTCGTGGCGACGAACCCACCAAGCAGCGGACGCTTGCGGCGGCGTTCCGGATGCTGGACACGGGGTCGCTCCGCGTCGGGTCCGAGAGGTACGCCGAGTCGAACGGGAGCCACGGGCTATCGACGCTGCTGTGCGCGCACGCGTTGGTGAGTGGATCGACGGTATCGCTGAGCTTTCCGGCGAAGAGCGGGCAGCCGTGGGAATCCGACATCACCGACGCCGACCTCGCCACCGTCGTGCGGTCGCTCAAGCGGCGGGGCCCGCGCGCCCGGCTGCTCGCGTACCGCGCGGATGACGGCTGGCATCCAATCTCCGCGGAGGAGATCAACGACTACGTGCGGGAGCAGACCGGGGGAGAGTTCACGGCGAAGGACTTCCGCACCCTGCGCGGCACGGTCGCCGCCGCCGTGAGCCTGGCGAAGCACGGCGCGGAGGGCACCAAGTCCCCCAGGTCGAAGGCGCTCGCGCAGGCGATGCGGGATGCTGCGGAGGTGCTGGGCAACACCCCCGCGATAGCCAGGTCGAGCTACGTCGACCCGCGCGTGGTGGACCACTACAACGCCGGGAACACGATCGACCCGGCGCGAACCGAATCGGCGGAGTCGGAGCTGCGCGCACTGCTGTTCCGGTAG